One part of the Teredinibacter purpureus genome encodes these proteins:
- a CDS encoding putative bifunctional diguanylate cyclase/phosphodiesterase — MSIQSAETINIDKYSDRESLSLDACRHMNSDIEALISATREGTSMIFFYIKVSTSTPINTLLPISHIKDFTKHLLEVLESISLTQTGLIFSCEADGFLLVLPAHDRAVASKIPIQIASKFSAQFTIHNRSLTVKTSIGASILPKDSSSIEELIRLAMLSAHSAKESQRSFKAYSPALDEISKRHNLLLSGMSTILTQPLSSEGQNIQMHFQPKYSVRTGSIVGFEALCRWNHDALGNIAPGEFIPLAEKTKLITQLTRVILRKTMLEISENSKLNIKLPVAVNISALDLMDPTLLLDIRALLYEFDIPSNLLEIEVTETSIMKNAKVAAHQIENFRKLGLSVGIDDFGTGNSSLAYLSSFPVSHIKLDHLLTGNINHKRTEIIIEAIINLAAKLGIGVIAEGVENVDTLHKLQDLSCPLVQGYLLGKPKPRSLALSSMLEDFTRVAGYLNQSKLLRSQ; from the coding sequence ATGTCCATACAATCCGCAGAGACAATTAATATAGATAAATATTCAGATCGAGAATCTCTATCACTAGACGCCTGCAGACACATGAATTCTGATATAGAAGCTCTTATTTCAGCTACACGCGAAGGGACATCTATGATATTTTTCTACATCAAAGTGTCTACATCTACACCAATAAACACCCTACTTCCCATCAGCCACATCAAAGATTTTACTAAACATCTTCTAGAAGTATTGGAATCTATATCTTTAACACAGACGGGCCTTATTTTTAGTTGTGAGGCTGATGGATTTCTATTGGTGTTGCCGGCACATGATCGTGCAGTCGCTTCTAAGATACCTATACAAATAGCATCGAAGTTTTCCGCTCAATTTACGATTCATAATCGTTCGTTAACAGTAAAAACGAGCATAGGTGCCTCGATTTTACCTAAAGATTCTAGCTCCATTGAGGAGTTAATCAGGCTCGCAATGTTATCCGCTCATTCGGCAAAAGAATCTCAAAGATCTTTTAAGGCGTACTCCCCAGCCCTTGATGAGATATCAAAACGTCACAATCTGCTTTTATCTGGCATGTCCACAATATTAACGCAGCCGTTATCTTCTGAAGGGCAAAACATTCAAATGCATTTTCAGCCTAAATATTCTGTACGAACTGGTAGTATTGTTGGTTTTGAAGCGCTATGCCGGTGGAATCATGATGCGCTTGGAAATATCGCCCCAGGAGAATTTATTCCATTAGCTGAAAAAACAAAGCTAATCACTCAGCTTACTAGGGTAATACTCCGAAAAACCATGCTTGAGATATCGGAGAATTCGAAACTGAATATCAAGCTGCCAGTAGCGGTTAATATATCTGCTCTGGACCTAATGGATCCAACACTGTTACTCGATATTCGCGCATTGCTTTATGAATTCGACATACCTTCAAATCTACTTGAAATTGAAGTAACAGAAACCAGCATAATGAAGAATGCAAAAGTTGCAGCTCATCAGATTGAGAATTTTCGGAAATTAGGATTGAGCGTGGGGATTGATGATTTTGGCACCGGTAACTCTTCTTTAGCCTATCTTTCCAGCTTCCCAGTGAGCCATATAAAATTAGACCACCTATTAACAGGCAATATAAATCACAAGCGTACTGAAATAATTATCGAAGCCATAATAAATTTAGCTGCAAAATTGGGTATTGGGGTAATTGCCGAAGGCGTAGAGAATGTCGACACGTTACACAAGTTACAAGATCTTAGCTGCCCACTGGTTCAAGGCTACCTGCTAGGAAAACCGAAGCCGAGATCACTCGCACTATCTTCGATGCTCGAGGACTTTACTAGAGTTGCAGGCTACCTAAACCAATCCAAGCTACTTCGCTCTCAGTAA
- a CDS encoding helix-turn-helix domain-containing protein — MIDNQKSCTVADVNARHFLRCELVLAAIEMSEKPTLEHIVEKCHLPERTVHAIFKRLADQHRVSIVRVNGRRHGYYRIADWGNLDRLRVVDHITGLGQGTLGERVSTGVAPEIVFV; from the coding sequence ATGATCGATAATCAGAAAAGCTGTACGGTTGCCGATGTCAATGCGCGGCATTTTTTACGTTGCGAATTGGTCCTAGCGGCCATAGAGATGTCAGAAAAGCCCACGCTTGAGCATATAGTGGAGAAGTGCCATTTGCCTGAAAGAACAGTGCATGCAATTTTCAAGAGGCTGGCTGATCAACATAGAGTTTCCATCGTGCGCGTTAATGGGCGTAGGCATGGTTACTATAGGATCGCGGACTGGGGCAACCTTGATCGCCTGCGTGTTGTTGATCATATTACAGGGCTTGGCCAAGGTACCCTTGGTGAGAGGGTGTCCACGGGGGTGGCGCCGGAAATCGTATTTGTATGA
- a CDS encoding HipA domain-containing protein, with amino-acid sequence MTGHDNRKLFIRLSMWENDIQDYLPVGTLVYDNDPSQKIGFVGFVYDRGYVNAGWAAVDPAHLDPQIDHGRFPIKERDGRVHHYFASFLPGEFGQQLLSEVDKRWETLTEAEKLYVMTFAHGDFGAPQLNPQNSQHNEPIRDLGELSRLVEAIREFQRGERTSIITPQLQGALCSFRGPKPKVDYEDEVDGIARRFVAKLNTTSYYNDARIGATFTSVEKDASINTCENRVVPLDCGEEVLFSYNYARTERFEKLEEDSNPNRIIMKYNRISFKTLLADDPKLGNVQRPNYGHICYAIDKFSADPVTDKEELFRRAILSAATNHTNNGLENIEMYDQGNGKWRLSPSFHNLPNPYADVQFECGFGDGVMTGNLLRFDEKFVVTVGKTMGFDALKSLALSSPVLGALTNLERTMSIHNLSEDDKSTVRESVKIKEVASLHQRISQNETVQHAISDGQALPTVSFDDGIEAPNHKGPRLG; translated from the coding sequence ATGACTGGTCATGACAACCGAAAATTATTCATTCGTCTTTCTATGTGGGAAAACGACATTCAGGACTATCTGCCGGTTGGCACCCTTGTCTACGACAATGATCCTTCACAAAAAATTGGTTTTGTTGGATTTGTTTATGATCGCGGATATGTGAATGCCGGCTGGGCCGCGGTTGACCCTGCGCATCTTGATCCACAAATTGATCACGGTCGATTTCCTATCAAAGAAAGGGATGGGCGAGTTCATCATTATTTTGCAAGTTTCCTTCCTGGTGAGTTTGGCCAGCAACTACTAAGTGAAGTTGATAAACGATGGGAAACGCTCACTGAAGCTGAAAAACTTTATGTCATGACTTTTGCTCATGGAGATTTCGGTGCACCACAACTGAATCCTCAAAACTCTCAGCACAATGAGCCCATCAGAGATTTAGGAGAGCTAAGTCGCCTAGTAGAAGCGATCCGTGAATTTCAACGAGGAGAAAGGACAAGTATTATTACCCCACAACTTCAGGGAGCGCTGTGCTCATTCAGAGGCCCAAAACCTAAAGTGGACTATGAAGACGAAGTGGACGGCATAGCCCGCCGGTTTGTTGCCAAGCTGAATACAACGAGTTATTACAACGATGCACGAATTGGAGCTACCTTTACCTCAGTGGAGAAGGACGCCTCTATTAACACTTGTGAAAATAGAGTGGTCCCACTGGATTGCGGGGAAGAGGTTTTATTCTCATACAACTACGCTCGCACGGAACGATTCGAGAAGCTCGAAGAGGATTCCAATCCAAATCGAATTATCATGAAATACAATCGAATTTCATTTAAAACGCTCCTGGCTGACGACCCGAAACTAGGTAACGTTCAGCGGCCTAATTACGGTCACATCTGTTACGCAATTGATAAATTCAGTGCCGACCCAGTTACAGATAAAGAAGAGTTGTTTCGCCGGGCGATATTATCCGCAGCAACGAATCATACGAACAATGGACTTGAAAATATTGAAATGTACGACCAAGGAAACGGTAAGTGGAGGCTAAGCCCATCTTTTCATAATCTTCCTAATCCTTATGCCGATGTGCAATTCGAATGTGGTTTTGGCGATGGAGTCATGACGGGGAATCTACTTCGATTCGATGAAAAGTTTGTGGTGACTGTCGGTAAAACGATGGGGTTTGATGCACTTAAATCACTTGCGCTTTCATCGCCAGTCCTGGGCGCCTTGACCAATTTAGAAAGAACAATGTCTATACATAATTTAAGCGAGGATGACAAAAGTACTGTTAGGGAATCCGTCAAAATTAAGGAAGTTGCATCATTACACCAACGCATCAGTCAAAACGAGACTGTTCAACATGCCATATCGGATGGCCAAGCACTACCTACAGTTTCCTTTGATGATGGAATTGAGGCCCCTAACCACAAAGGTCCTAGACTAGGTTAA
- a CDS encoding winged helix-turn-helix domain-containing protein, whose product MTTEVESMSKPQMAARDDNRKLALLVAINRIPKPKESDIIAATGLPKRCIYAMIDALGKMNVVIERANGRRYGYFKIADGGVYDLERAPEVLKQNYPNIFTQIEDLAVKKESGATDPRDASNVTPISCSYSPSAISAEGLLRAK is encoded by the coding sequence ATGACAACAGAGGTTGAATCTATGAGCAAACCACAAATGGCGGCAAGAGATGATAATAGAAAATTAGCGCTTTTAGTTGCAATTAACCGTATCCCAAAACCGAAGGAAAGCGACATCATTGCAGCTACTGGGCTTCCTAAGCGATGTATCTACGCTATGATCGATGCTCTGGGAAAAATGAACGTTGTCATTGAGCGAGCTAATGGACGTCGTTATGGATATTTTAAAATTGCTGACGGAGGAGTGTACGATCTCGAAAGAGCCCCAGAGGTACTTAAGCAAAATTATCCAAATATCTTTACTCAAATTGAAGATCTTGCGGTAAAAAAGGAGAGTGGGGCAACTGATCCGAGAGATGCCTCAAATGTAACTCCTATTAGTTGTTCTTACAGCCCGTCAGCTATAAGCGCAGAGGGATTACTGAGAGCGAAGTAG
- a CDS encoding response regulator, translating to MKTLIKLLRQRISIKGRLLLMFLVPGVIYYLFSTALSFSHMQGLSKARVGELRIVVESAIGKTSAQFLNRGLKEDLGEVLKTLVDETAVAGIAVYDVDSTLFASAGDLEPTIRTTVFERDIFHAAVVPDFDELDFNEGVDKGRPEFIGKLKVIIDVDSTEGISWQAAIGDSLLLLITILICSPLYYALYQSFSGPLGKILENILDFERENLGWIKEEDIGSDEFTRVKQALKRVATTVIDQRRQISMANTTLEHRAQELEKQVHIATEAREEADKANAQKDIFVANVSHEMRQPLVGVVSGVDLVEQFILTAQTRLMKLNKGATPEQYQALTEIRADLKESIKSLDFSKKYSKELTVMVDDLLASIQDMYQEFPLRISGFVLYDCIDVLLKSHHNHVTAKGLHYSYKINGINSDSTLYVKGDWVRISQVVNALVDNAVRFTESGRISVLCDITTTGSAANISIIVRDTGVGISEHERDSIFKLFHIGEDPVNKKYAGLGTGLTIAQKISIRLMGSLKLEETSLGEGSEFSFNISLPLTSASEVVSKEEIAQVEKPLTLLYVEDSAINRLVFQQYCQLSGIELILAKDGKEGIEKYNSHHFDALVVDCFMPTMNGFEFTKTIRKWETDGDSGHIPIFALTAEPSTRNRERCFEAGFDEFLTKPYTNATFKFIIDRIGRIQAKAYRS from the coding sequence ATGAAGACCCTAATTAAGCTACTAAGACAGCGTATATCCATCAAAGGAAGATTGCTTTTGATGTTTCTAGTTCCGGGAGTGATTTACTACCTCTTTTCAACGGCACTCTCTTTTTCGCATATGCAAGGGCTGTCCAAGGCGCGTGTTGGTGAGCTGCGGATTGTAGTTGAAAGTGCAATCGGGAAAACTTCGGCACAATTTTTAAACCGTGGACTCAAAGAAGATTTAGGCGAAGTACTCAAAACACTTGTTGACGAAACCGCTGTCGCAGGAATCGCTGTTTATGACGTTGACAGTACGCTATTCGCAAGCGCAGGGGATCTTGAACCAACTATACGTACGACCGTATTTGAGAGAGATATTTTTCATGCTGCGGTAGTCCCTGATTTCGACGAACTCGACTTTAACGAAGGAGTTGACAAAGGCCGCCCCGAATTTATAGGGAAACTAAAGGTCATAATCGATGTTGATAGTACTGAGGGAATCTCTTGGCAAGCAGCAATCGGCGACTCACTTCTACTTCTCATAACAATATTAATTTGCTCCCCGCTCTACTACGCTCTCTATCAGTCATTTAGCGGTCCTCTTGGGAAGATACTAGAAAACATTTTGGATTTCGAACGAGAAAACCTTGGCTGGATTAAGGAGGAGGATATTGGCTCAGATGAGTTCACTCGAGTTAAACAAGCTTTAAAACGGGTTGCCACCACGGTTATTGATCAAAGACGACAAATAAGCATGGCCAACACCACCCTTGAACATCGAGCCCAGGAGCTGGAAAAGCAGGTTCATATTGCCACAGAAGCGCGTGAAGAAGCCGATAAAGCAAACGCTCAAAAAGACATATTTGTTGCCAATGTTAGTCACGAAATGAGGCAGCCGCTGGTTGGCGTCGTTTCCGGTGTAGACCTAGTTGAGCAGTTTATTCTGACGGCGCAAACACGCTTAATGAAATTAAATAAGGGAGCCACACCAGAACAATATCAAGCATTGACAGAGATTCGCGCTGATTTAAAGGAGAGTATTAAAAGCCTTGATTTCTCCAAAAAATATTCCAAAGAGTTAACGGTGATGGTTGATGACTTGCTCGCATCCATCCAGGATATGTATCAAGAATTCCCTCTTAGAATCTCTGGATTTGTTCTTTACGACTGCATTGATGTACTCCTTAAGTCACACCATAACCATGTTACGGCGAAAGGCTTGCACTACTCTTATAAAATCAACGGAATAAACTCTGACTCCACACTGTACGTAAAAGGCGACTGGGTTAGGATTAGTCAAGTCGTCAATGCTCTGGTTGACAACGCTGTGCGATTTACAGAGAGTGGAAGAATATCAGTACTATGTGATATTACTACTACCGGCTCTGCCGCGAATATTTCAATTATCGTGAGAGACACCGGCGTTGGTATTAGTGAGCATGAACGAGATTCAATATTCAAACTCTTTCATATTGGTGAGGATCCGGTAAATAAGAAATACGCTGGCTTAGGTACGGGATTGACAATCGCTCAAAAAATATCAATTCGGCTAATGGGATCACTCAAACTTGAAGAAACGTCCTTAGGCGAAGGATCAGAATTTTCATTCAATATATCGCTCCCACTTACTTCAGCATCGGAAGTTGTATCCAAGGAGGAGATAGCCCAAGTAGAAAAACCACTCACGCTACTATATGTCGAAGATTCAGCTATAAACCGTTTGGTATTCCAGCAATACTGCCAGCTCTCTGGTATTGAGTTAATTTTAGCCAAAGATGGAAAAGAAGGCATAGAGAAATACAACTCACATCACTTTGATGCTTTAGTTGTAGATTGTTTTATGCCCACCATGAACGGGTTTGAATTTACCAAAACAATTAGAAAATGGGAGACTGATGGAGATAGCGGTCATATTCCTATATTTGCACTAACAGCCGAACCATCCACAAGAAACCGGGAGCGGTGCTTTGAAGCAGGGTTTGACGAGTTTCTTACAAAACCCTACACCAACGCGACATTCAAGTTTATCATCGACCGCATTGGCCGCATTCAAGCTAAAGCCTATCGTTCGTAA